The Candidatus Caldatribacterium sp. DNA window AGGGCGTTGAGATCGGTGGGTTCCCTCTGGAGGACAAGGGGCTTGGAAAAATCTACGAGGTAACGAATCACGTCACTGCAGTGGGCTGCTTCCTTCTCAATCTTTTCGAGAACCCTTCGGGTCATCTGACAGGTGGGGCAGGCATTTGAGTTCCCTTCTATTGAAGAGAGGAGCATCTGGGCGTACCCGTAGATGACTCCTAAGGGGTTGTTGATTTCGTGAGCCATGCTCGAGATGAAGCGCCCGATGCTTGAGAGCCGCTCCATCTGGCGAATACTCTCTCCCCAGCGGGCCCGATCCGTCACATCCTCCACAAGACCCACGACCCGGAAAGCATCTCCCTCCCGCCAGGGGAAGAACCGAAAATTCAGGAGCCTCTCCCCATTCGCATTGCGCCGCAGGCGAAAGTTCCGGACCAGGTACTCCTCCCCGAAACGGAGGCTCTGCCACATGTCGTCCAAATGCTCCATGGGGAAGAGTTCTTCCCATCTCTTCCCCAAAACCTCCTCCTCCCTCTTTCCGGTGATAACCTCCATACTGTGGTTCCAGAAGAGAATCCGCCCATCTCCAAAGGAAAGGAAAACAACTCCCAGGGGGAAACGAAAGAAGAGGAAGCGGAGGAGGTGGTTCTCTGCTCTCCAAGCCTTTACCAGGAGTTTTCGCTCTGAAGGCAAAAGACCTTGAACCGGAGGCGATTCTCCCTCCCGCAGGGGACCCCCGGCCATGAATACGATACCTGGACCCGGGAACTCGGTCCGGAAAAAGAGGAGCTCTCCCTCAAAGGAGAGGAAGTGAATCCCTTCCCGCAGCTGAGCCCCCTGGCTCAGTATTTTCCCGACAAAATCCCTGTACTTGTGGAATCCGTTGTAGAAGACCGACCCATCCTCGGTACGGAGCACGGCATACGCCGCACCCAGACGCCTGCGAATACCCTTAAGGAGGAGGCCCCAGGGAATGGTTCGCTCCATTGCGTCAGTTGCCCAGGACTTTCTTCACCGCCTCGATAACTCGCTCGGGCTTGAAGGGCTTGACAATGAAGTCACGGGCTCCGGCCTGAATGGCGTCAACCACCATAGCCTGCTGCCCCATAGCACTGCACATGATAATCCGTGCATTCGGGTCGCGTTTTTTGATTTCCTTCACAGCGGTGATGCCATCCATCTCGGGCATGGTGATGTCCATGGTGACAAGGTCCGGCTTCACCTCTTCGTACTTGAGCACCGCTTCCTTGCCGTTACTCGCCTCAGCCACAACCTCGTAACCATTCTTTGTCAAAATGTCCTTAAGCATCATCCGCATGAACGCAGCATCATCCACAATCATAATCCGTCCGGGCATGGTTTCCTACCCTCCCACCTGAACCATTTTCCAAAGGAGGCTTGCCACATCCACGATGAGCGAGACTCGCCCATCACCGAGAATGGTCGCTCCTCCAAGCCCTCGCACATCACCGATGTACGATCCAAGGGATTTAATGACAATCTCCTGCTCGCCGACAATCTCATCCACCACAAGACCTGCAAGAACCCGGGCTGTGTTCACCACCACGGTATAGAGAATTTCGGGAACCTCCATACCCTCTTCGTACTCTGCCTTCTTCCCTTCAAGGAGGTCCCGAAGGCGCAAAAGGGGCAGGGTTCTCCCTCGGAAAAGGGAGGCAAGGGTTTTGTTCACCCAGTAGGTATCCTTCTTCTCAATCTTCTCAATCTCCACCACATCCGCAAGGGGTATAGAGTAAATCGCCCCATCAACCCGAACAAGGAGTGCTCGGATAATAGCAAGGGTCAAGGGCAGGCGCAGGAAAAAGGTCGTCCCTTTACCCTTTTCGCTCTCCACATGGACCTGGCCGTTGACCCGCTCGATGTTCCGGCGGACGATGTCCATTCCTACGCCCCGTCCAGAAACATCGGTTACCTTTTCGTTCGTGGAGAACCCGGAGTAGAAGATGAACTCCATAGCCTCCCGGTCGCTCATTCGGGAGAGCTCCTCTTGAGTGGCAAGACCAAGGGCAAGGGCTTTTTCACGAATTTTCTCGACGTCGATTCCCCTCCCATCATCCTGCACAAGGATAACGACCGAGTTCTCCTCCTGGTAGGCCTTAAGGAGAATGCGGCCGCGAGGAGGTTTCCCTAGGGCCACTCGCTCCTGCGGTGGTTCAATCCCATGGTCCACGGCATTCCGGAGGAGGTGAATGAGGGGGTCGGTGATTTCCTCAATAAGGGAACGATCGAGTTCTGTATCCTCACCCTCAATGACGAAATCCACCTCTTTCCCAAAATTCCGCGCCAGGTCCCGAACCATCCGGGGGAAACGGTTGAAGACCTCGGCAAGAGGAAGCATCCGGGCCTTCATGATCTCCATCTGGAGTTCGTTCGTCACCCGACCGATGTGCGTGGTGGTGTCCGCAAGGAGAGTTCGAAGATGGGCGACTTCCTTGCTCTCCTGGAGTCTTCTGATGATATCTTCAAGACGGGCCCGGTCAATGACCAATTCTCCAACAAGGTTCATGAGCGCATCAAGACGTTCCACGTCAACCCGGACGGTCTTCTTCAATCCCCCGGTAATCCTCTTTTTCTCCGGAGAAGGTGCCTTTGCTTCTTTTTCCTCTTCCTTCCTCTCTTCTCCCTCAGCCTCCCTTGCTACCTCTTTTTCCTGTACGACGACCTCTGCTCGCTCCACCTCTGCGACGGACTCCACAATCTTTTTGATCTCCTCCGGCGAGAGCTCCGACCGCACGAAAACATCAAAGCTCTGGCCAAAACGTTCGCTCTCCAGATCCGTAAGGGAGGGCTGCGTGCTCACCACGTCGATACCGCTTTCCTGGAGACGGTTGATGACAAGGTACGCCCGAACCCCCTTCATGGAGCAGTCAAGGGTCAGGAACACTCGAACCAGGTACTCTTTTTCTTCTCCGGTAACCTCTTCAGGCTTCTCTTCAGCCTCCGGCTCCCTTTTCCCTTCCTCTTGCGTT harbors:
- a CDS encoding response regulator; this translates as MPGRIMIVDDAAFMRMMLKDILTKNGYEVVAEASNGKEAVLKYEEVKPDLVTMDITMPEMDGITAVKEIKKRDPNARIIMCSAMGQQAMVVDAIQAGARDFIVKPFKPERVIEAVKKVLGN
- a CDS encoding PAS domain S-box protein, with protein sequence MERTIPWGLLLKGIRRRLGAAYAVLRTEDGSVFYNGFHKYRDFVGKILSQGAQLREGIHFLSFEGELLFFRTEFPGPGIVFMAGGPLREGESPPVQGLLPSERKLLVKAWRAENHLLRFLFFRFPLGVVFLSFGDGRILFWNHSMEVITGKREEEVLGKRWEELFPMEHLDDMWQSLRFGEEYLVRNFRLRRNANGERLLNFRFFPWREGDAFRVVGLVEDVTDRARWGESIRQMERLSSIGRFISSMAHEINNPLGVIYGYAQMLLSSIEGNSNACPTCQMTRRVLEKIEKEAAHCSDVIRYLVDFSKPLVLQREPTDLNALLRESIALVDFFCQENERIEFALEEDLPLVSVDRTRMRQVFMNLAKNALEAMHEKGGVLRISTESVLLENLPPWEQRKFTTYVKIAFADTGKGIPEAVLPRIFEPFFTTKERGTGLGLSVSYSIVRAHGGWIEVTSKEGVGTKVQIFLPIERGSGE
- a CDS encoding chemotaxis protein CheA, translated to SMGFQKMMELAHLMENLLDGVRKKTIAVTPELVDTLLRGVDLLKFMRNGIALDGREPEVETGEIVAMLQNFLGGQGKGEVKEETQEEGKREPEAEEKPEEVTGEEKEYLVRVFLTLDCSMKGVRAYLVINRLQESGIDVVSTQPSLTDLESERFGQSFDVFVRSELSPEEIKKIVESVAEVERAEVVVQEKEVAREAEGEERKEEEKEAKAPSPEKKRITGGLKKTVRVDVERLDALMNLVGELVIDRARLEDIIRRLQESKEVAHLRTLLADTTTHIGRVTNELQMEIMKARMLPLAEVFNRFPRMVRDLARNFGKEVDFVIEGEDTELDRSLIEEITDPLIHLLRNAVDHGIEPPQERVALGKPPRGRILLKAYQEENSVVILVQDDGRGIDVEKIREKALALGLATQEELSRMSDREAMEFIFYSGFSTNEKVTDVSGRGVGMDIVRRNIERVNGQVHVESEKGKGTTFFLRLPLTLAIIRALLVRVDGAIYSIPLADVVEIEKIEKKDTYWVNKTLASLFRGRTLPLLRLRDLLEGKKAEYEEGMEVPEILYTVVVNTARVLAGLVVDEIVGEQEIVIKSLGSYIGDVRGLGGATILGDGRVSLIVDVASLLWKMVQVGG